The following coding sequences lie in one Rutidosis leptorrhynchoides isolate AG116_Rl617_1_P2 chromosome 4, CSIRO_AGI_Rlap_v1, whole genome shotgun sequence genomic window:
- the LOC139844913 gene encoding uncharacterized protein: MIGRLAAAADTQTSSIVKHRFIGFLIWQSLHSTLIYVFFKTLISPLLSLHSSSSSSIIVSIFSFIFFQISLIIISTSLFSVSSPQFVRGVSPAELFFGLLKLVFVYRGQPLPHDFRRRARVTLGFLLFIVLASVSGYLAVVCLSGYKGLGFRGFVLGLFYGFHYVFIKRWVLDFPIVQRPLFFSYKMGVRKAIVKAVRLSSAGFLISLVVPIFVNEHKDALSIGDIVVEQIMFYFASCAVFLCWELNHHLLQVFLTKRYLFAPPKGSAAAETNPSDHLLAALEETSQRSLLRYLAYLDLCMVSESNVDTWRRAAFFEETGETYKKVIAVCLKPLEQLTLDLSEGLGGSSDKSFQLANQLRSSSDLPSSSALHEPFYDFQVCAWSARIASSLTIRSRKEDRFGVAQLSGCNAAIISTLLACLLAVETSMGKKTNLQSSNQYLAGPANIKWAALSPSRRDSTIPNVLSSNKKDGPHYLKAYAMADILKTSIYQIVSSFHHEMVTSAKGGLLEKDWFTNVKPLYGSRELLVQKLRMFLDFQAN; this comes from the exons ATGATCGGAAGATTAGCAGCCGCGGCAGATACCCAAACCTCCAGTATCGTCAAACACAGATTTATAgggtttttaatttggcaatcattACATTCAACACTCATTTATGTCTtcttcaaaaccctaatttcaccatTACTAtcacttcattcatcatcatcatcttcaatcatcgtTTCCATTTTTTCCTTCATTTTCTTTCAGATTTCACTCATTATTATTTCTACTTCGTTGTTTTCCGTTTCATCACCTCAATTTGTTCGCGGTGTTTCACCTGCTGAGCTGTTTTTCGGTTTACTTAAACTTGTGTTTGTGTATCGAGGTCAGCCGTTACCACATGACTTTAGACGGAGAGCTAGGGTTACGTTAGGGTTTTTGCTGTTTATAGTTTTAGCTAGTGTGTCTGGTTATTTGGCTGTTGTTTGCCTCTCTGGATATAAAggattagggtttaggggttttgtACTTGGCTTGTTTTATGGATTCCATTATGTCTTCATCAAAAGATGGGTTTTGGATTTCCCCATTGTTCAG CGGCCTCTTTTCTTCAGCTACAAAATGGGAGTTCGTAAGGCAATTGTCAAAGCTGTTAGGCTTTCAAGTGCTGGATTTTTAATCTCGTTAGTGGTGCCTATATTTGTTAATGAACACAAGGATGCGCTGAGCATTGGAGATATAGTCGTTGAGCAGATCATGTTTTATTTTGCATCATGTGCGGTGTTCCTCTGCTGGGAACTCAATCACCATTTGCTCCAG GTGTTTCTTACAAAGAGATATTTGTTTGCTCCTCCTAAGGGATCAGCAGCAGCAGAAACAAACCCTAGTGATCATCTTCTTGCTGCCCTTGAGGAGACCAGTCAAAGATCTCTTTTGCGCTATCTTGCTTATCTGGATCTATGCATGGTGAGTGAGAGTAATGTTGATACTTGGCGTCGAGCTGCATTCTTTGAAGAAACTGGTGAGACCTACAAAAAAGTGATAGCTGTGTGCTTGAAGCCCTTGGAACAACTCACATTGGATCTGAGTGAAGGGCTTGGGGGTTCATCTGACAAGTCATTCCAATTAGCCAATCAGTTACGTTCATCATCTGACCTGCCTTCAAGTTCAGCACTCCATGAACCATTTTATGACTTTCAG GTATGTGCATGGTCTGCTCGGATTGCCTCATCATTGACAATACGTTCTCGCAAAGAAGACCGTTTTGGGGTTGCCCAGCTTTCTGGTTGCAATGCTGCTATTATATCTACTCTTTTGGCTTGCTTATTAGCAGTTGAAACTTCAATGGGAAAGAAGACCAACCTTCAATCATCAAACCAGTATCTGGCCGGGCCTGCCAACATCAAATGGGCTGCATTGAGCCCATCAAGGAGAGACTCAACAATTCCAAACGTGCTTTCGTCAAATAAGAAAGATGGTCCTCACTACTTAAAAGCATATGCCATGGCTGACATCCTCAAGACTTCAATTTACCAAATTGTGTCAAGTTTTCATCATGAAATGGTTACCAGTGCTAAAGGTGGATTGCTTGAGAAGGATTGGTTTACTAATGTTAAGCCTTTGTATGGAAGCCGTGAGCTTCTTGTACAGAAGCTAAGGATGTTTCTTGACTTTCAAGCTAACTAG
- the LOC139844914 gene encoding calmodulin produces MAEQLTEEQIAEFKEAFSLFDKDGDGCITTKELGTVMRSLGQNPTEAELQDMINEVDADQNGTIDFPEFLNLMARKMKDTDSEEELKEAFKVFDKDQNGYISAAELRHVMTNLGEKLTDEEVDEMIREADMDGDGQVNYEEFVRMMLAK; encoded by the exons ATGGCGGAACAACTAACCGAAGAACAAATTGCAGAGTTCAAAGAAGCTTTCAGCCTTTTCGACAAAGACGGTGAtg GTTGTATCACTACTAAAGAGTTGGGAACAGTTATGAGATCTTTGGGTCAGAATCCTACTGAAGCTGAACTACAGGATATGATCAATGAAGTTGATGCTGATCAGAATGGAACCATTGATTTCCCTGAGTTTTTGAATCTGATGGCCAGGAAAATGAAG GATACCGATTCAGAGGAGGAACTAAAAGAAGCTTTTAAGGTTTTTGATAAGGATCAGAATGGATACATTTCGGCTGCTGAA CTTCGCCATGTGATGACAAACCTTGGGGAGAAGTTAACTGATGAAGAAGTGGATGAGATGATCCGAGAAGCCGACATGGATGGTGATGGTCAAGTGAACTATGAGGAGTTTGTTAGGATGATGCTTGCCAAGTGA